A part of Rhopalosiphum maidis isolate BTI-1 chromosome 3, ASM367621v3, whole genome shotgun sequence genomic DNA contains:
- the LOC113557743 gene encoding zinc finger MYM-type protein 1-like: MKVELATQLLSQSVADVLKFCKNNLHLKEFCEADPTINLKLKEVNNEFIPVLESSRKTGFLGFIMGFKSLLRVDKDSFLNSSTTLKNRGGNRGGLAYPNDDIILICLDTEKILRSENYQNKAMNTLTKGFNNWKKAVERFNMHERSELHKTNIVKSSFIKTNANVYAQISDSHKKSMEESRFAFDKILSSIVFLAKQGVAIRGHTDESANFNQLLKLRSEDSTELKNCDITVKEQISFCLRTVDKESFEIEEYFIGFYETPKTDSNTLFNILKDILCRLELNIHNVRGQCFDGASNVSGIHKGLQARTKEIEPRALFVHCQAHSLNLVTQDSMQNVEKARDILNFIRELITFIKQSPKRLSWFKMLQTEENVTALRPFCPTRWTLRYSSLLSVMDNYNELLTFLSDFSKTEKNDAGCKAKGFLKQLKSSDTYIMLKIVINTISSMRDTFNILWKSTKNEWSDLKLDLPKESRKRKMPLKYDDSTSQSFLFTPESKYNKIYKEIIDHILSGLQLRFNSEVRMFLSDVEMFFIDPSISPQLICEFYKDDLNIDKLKLHRDMFHDIIRSQGLNVSSFSDVLNITKDKPHLVIHLTELKKCIQLILTVPVTTCTTERSFSMLRRLKNYMRRILKKNYGTIR, encoded by the exons atgaaagttGAGTTAGCTACACAACTTCTTAGTCAATCGGTGGCagacgttttaaaattttgcaaAAACAACTTGCATTTGAAAGAATTTTGTGAAGCTGATCCAACTATT aacttaaaattaaaagaagttAATAATGAGTTTATTCCGGTCTTAGAATCTTCTAGAAAAACAGGCTTTTTAGGATTTATCATGGGTTTTAAATCTTTGTTAcg TGTTGACAaagattcgtttttgaattctTCAACAACCTTAAAGAATAGAGGTGGTAACAGAGGGGGACTTGCTTATCCAAATGatgatataatacttatttgtttGGATACTGAAAAAATACTTAGAAGTGAAAACTACCAAAATAAAGCAATGAACACTCTTACTAAA GGCtttaataattggaaaaaagcGGTGGAAAGGTTTAATATGCATGAACGTTCAGAATTgcacaaaacaaatattgttaaaagttcttttattaaaacaaatgctAATGTATATGCTCAAATTTCGGATAGTCATAAAAAATCTATGGAAGAATCAAGATTtgcttttgataaaatattatcttcaatAGTGTTTTTGGCAAAACAAGGCGTAGCAATAAGAGGGCATACTGATGAATCTGCAAATTTCAATCAGTTATTAAAACTTCGATCGGAAGATTCGACTGAATTAAAAAACTG TGATATTACAGTAAAAGAACAAATTTCATTTTGTTTAAGAACAGTGGACAAAGAATCATTTGAAattgaagaatattttataggatTTTATGAAACACCTAAAACTGATTCTAATActcttttcaatattttaaaagatattctATGTAGATTAGAGTTGAATATTCATAATGTTAGAGGACAATGTTTTGATGGTGCTAGCAATGTTTCTGGAATTCACAAAGGATTACAAGCTAGAACTAAAGAAATTGAACCTAGAGCATTGTTTGTTCACTGTCAAGCTCATTCTTTAAATCTTGTTACCCAAGATAGTATGCAAAATGTAGAAAAAGCTAGAgatatactaaattttataagagaattaattacatttatcaaaCAATCACCCAAGAGGCTATCTtggtttaaaatgttacaaacAGAAGAGAACGTGACTGCTCTAAGACCGTTTTGTCCAACTAGGTGGACGTTACGATATTCTAGTTTATTATCTGTTATGGATAACTATAATGAactattgacatttttatcggatttttcaaaaactgaaAAGAACGATGCAGGATGTAAAGCAAaaggatttttaaaacaattaaaatcttCAGATACTTACATAATgcttaaaatagtaatta ATACTATTTCAAGTATGAGAGatacattcaatattttatggaaatCTACAAAAAACGAATGGTCAGATTTAAAACTAGATCTACCAAAAGAATCTAGAAAACGAAAAATGCCTCTTAAATATGATGACAGTACATCCCAGTCCTTTTTATTTACACctgaaagtaaatataataaaatatataaagaaattattgatCATATACTATCTGGTTTACAATTAAGATTTAATTCTGAAGTTCGAATGTTTTTAAGTGAtgttgaaatgttttttattgatcCAAGTATATCACCACAATTAATTTGCGAATTTTATAaagatgatttaaatattgataaactaAAATTGCACAGAGATATGTTTCATGATATAATTAGAAGCCAAGGCTTAAATGTATCATCATTTTcagatgttttaaatattactaaagaTAAACCACACTTGGTCATTCATTTAACCGAgctaaaaaaatgca